The Danio aesculapii chromosome 7, fDanAes4.1, whole genome shotgun sequence DNA window taagttaattcaagttagagaccacatttggtcaactcaattaattgagttgtcgaTTCCCTATTACTCAAACAAACTGAaggaatcactttcctcaaatcatctgagtagtctcaacttattagggtttacaaTGTACAGGTTTGGAATGATGAGGTTGAGTACATGATAGAGTAGGCAGATGACATCATTttcctttttgagtgaactatccctttaagtgaagAAAAAAGCAAGCATGTGCAACAAGTCAAACGCAAGTCAAGTCAAAAGTCATCTTACTAAAGGGAGTGGCACATAGGCAGACACGGCAGAAGCTGCTCCACACCCACATCTCCCACTGAATTGTTGTCCAACTGTAGTCCAACTGGTTTACGCAAGTTCTTGAGCACATATGCCAGCGCAGTGCATTCAACAGGCCCAATGTTACAGTAGGTGAGCTTCAGGTGCTCAACATCCAACTTAGCCATGGCATCTTGCGCAATACTGTTGTCTTGCATTTCATAGATGCACTTGATCAGCCAAACAAAACTTGGCATGGCATGCATGCTCTTCTTTTCACCCTCTACAGGACGAGGAATGGACTTGAAATGTCTCTGCATCCTTTTAGACAATGACTTGACTACCTGCTTAACATTGCGTTCACGCGCAGCATCAGGACAGCACTCCAGGAGGAGATTAATGTGCCTCAGGGATAAAAGTCCTGACACAAACTGAGCTGTAATCTGGAAGTTTGCTGTCTCTGCCTCATGGGACTCCTCTACTGGATGATCCATACAGTGTCCCAGACAGCTTTGAGACAAGCCTGACACCTGCCTGTTGCGAGGCTGAAAGAGTCTGGAGATAGCAGAACGATCATTGCTGCGATTTAGAATAACATACAGAGCAGCAAAAAAACACTGTAAGGTAATGTGCAGAAATTCATAGCGTTTACAATCAGTCACAGATATATCACTGCAGTAAATGAGGAAGCCCATGCTGACATCCTGCTCTGTGAGCCTGTTTCTCTGTAGCTCATAACCTGAGAACACATAGCAGGAGGCTTGCAGACCTTCTAGTGCCAACTCTCCGAGCTTTAACACTGTGTCCAAATGTTCAGCCAACCAGGCCTTTCCCAGACCACTTTGGGGCTGAGATGACTTTCGCTggaagaaatgctgtaaaacgaGGAGGTAGACATCAGTGATGGTCTGAGGAATACCATCTTGACCAGCCAGGAGTTCCTGGTAGCACTTGATCACAATCCAGCAGAAGACAGGAATGTGGCAAAGACCTAGTAATGCAGTGTTACCCTGCACAGACTCTATGACTCTTGTAGCCATTGTAGGGTCACTATAATGTTTCCTAACAAAGCAGTCGATACCTCCAGGAGAAAAACCCTTGAGGAGCACTTCTTTGCGGAGATAGCGCTTCAGTGATGGGCCCACAGCGTGTGGCCTGCTGGTGACCACCTTCATAACGCCCTTCATTAGAGTACCCTGCAACAGATTGAAAAGCAATACGGGTATAGGCACTTGCTTTGTAGGGCAGCAGTGACGTTCTTCATCTGTGAAACCCAGTTTAAACTCATCGAGTCCGTCAAAGGTAAAGAGCACCAAATGAGGGTGGTCTAGGATGAACTGGAAGACCTCATCCTGGTTTCGATCAGGCCAGCAGCAGTGCAGGAAGAGGAGCTCTTTCAGAGAAAGCTCTCTGTGCTCTGCGTTTAGCTTGCGACAACTGAAGGGGAACAGCAGAAAGGTGTTTGTGAGCAAATCTTCTCTTGCCCAGAGCAAGTGCAGTCGCTGAACTAATGTGCTTTTGCCACTTCCTGCCTCCCCAGACACAAGAACAGTGTCAGCATCTTCATTAAGAGTCCCCATGGGACCCACTACATCCTCCAGCCCTAATGTTGTAGTTTGACCAGAGCTATTCATCACTTCAAGATGTCCATCAGTGTAAATGTCATCCAATGAGAAACGCCCTGTTCCACCATAGGTGCTAAGGAAGAGGGACTGGGAAGCAACAGAGCTTCGCAGCTTCTTCTGGTAGACCAGACAATCTGGAGAAAGAATGTAAAGTAAAAGACTAAATGTAttgacaaacacaaaaacaaaaagagatTGTATAACTATAAGAAAATACCAGCAGAGGGTGTATTTTCTTTCTCTTCGGAGTTTGGTGTGGTTGGCTCGGGTTGCTCTAGATATTGCAGTAAGGTTTTTGCAGCAGTTTCCCCTTTAAACTTCACTTGGTCTAACAGTCTTCGAACCTGCCATAAATCCAAAAAGATAactatatatatgcatttattttataagtAAAGGAAATTTAATATGAACAAGTAGGACTTGTTTTTTTGACATAGGCAAAGAACATTTTTGGACCACGTTCCCATAATTTTGGGCCCTGTTAAATGCAGTGaagtacatttttttacaatattctaataatttattttgtaacatAGTCAGGGATGGAATGTGTATGGAATACATATTTCAataacaaaatagtattttgtaatttatatttgATAGAGTTAATGAAAATGGGtttatactttaaaatactttagtgtcttgtatttttgtatatttaaaatactgtaaaatactttgtaagaatctacatgatgacatcatcaaaatgcggcctctgattggtgctttctcagttatttgcctaaatTTGAGATTAGAAcagacaatttatttatattgaagaaagtggt harbors:
- the nod2 gene encoding nucleotide-binding oligomerization domain-containing protein 2 isoform X1, which codes for MNAQQLVLKQRAELLAVLCGGGSDEPLESVLDLLLAQEVLVWEDYLRVRVAEKPLCANIRQLLDLVYDKGEDACSLFLAAIDQELPEEQKAGLCFGNGCAVVGKDGPDTATSTLLADRPMLVRRLRDNIDGALNILLTTGCFTIKDCDSVQLPVYTPSQQVRRLLDQVKFKGETAAKTLLQYLEQPEPTTPNSEEKENTPSADCLVYQKKLRSSVASQSLFLSTYGGTGRFSLDDIYTDGHLEVMNSSGQTTTLGLEDVVGPMGTLNEDADTVLVSGEAGSGKSTLVQRLHLLWAREDLLTNTFLLFPFSCRKLNAEHRELSLKELLFLHCCWPDRNQDEVFQFILDHPHLVLFTFDGLDEFKLGFTDEERHCCPTKQVPIPVLLFNLLQGTLMKGVMKVVTSRPHAVGPSLKRYLRKEVLLKGFSPGGIDCFVRKHYSDPTMATRVIESVQGNTALLGLCHIPVFCWIVIKCYQELLAGQDGIPQTITDVYLLVLQHFFQRKSSQPQSGLGKAWLAEHLDTVLKLGELALEGLQASCYVFSGYELQRNRLTEQDVSMGFLIYCSDISVTDCKRYEFLHITLQCFFAALYVILNRSNDRSAISRLFQPRNRQVSGLSQSCLGHCMDHPVEESHEAETANFQITAQFVSGLLSLRHINLLLECCPDAARERNVKQVVKSLSKRMQRHFKSIPRPVEGEKKSMHAMPSFVWLIKCIYEMQDNSIAQDAMAKLDVEHLKLTYCNIGPVECTALAYVLKNLRKPVGLQLDNNSVGDVGVEQLLPCLPMCHSLYLRNNSISDEGIRKLLEKGMECENFQKIALFNNKLTDACTQYFSWLLKSKQNFLALRLGNNYITSVGAEQLAEGLSYNQSLQFLGLWGNKIGDRGTEVLADALMNSKTLIWLSLVDNGVGSAGACALAKFIRQNKSLEELWLNKNSICKEGVDCLIEALKRNTSVKKVWLRGNNLSPQEEEQLSQQECRLTF
- the nod2 gene encoding nucleotide-binding oligomerization domain-containing protein 2 isoform X2 translates to MNAQQLVLKQRAELLAVLCGGGSDEPLESVLDLLLAQEVLVWEDYLRVRRLLDQVKFKGETAAKTLLQYLEQPEPTTPNSEEKENTPSADCLVYQKKLRSSVASQSLFLSTYGGTGRFSLDDIYTDGHLEVMNSSGQTTTLGLEDVVGPMGTLNEDADTVLVSGEAGSGKSTLVQRLHLLWAREDLLTNTFLLFPFSCRKLNAEHRELSLKELLFLHCCWPDRNQDEVFQFILDHPHLVLFTFDGLDEFKLGFTDEERHCCPTKQVPIPVLLFNLLQGTLMKGVMKVVTSRPHAVGPSLKRYLRKEVLLKGFSPGGIDCFVRKHYSDPTMATRVIESVQGNTALLGLCHIPVFCWIVIKCYQELLAGQDGIPQTITDVYLLVLQHFFQRKSSQPQSGLGKAWLAEHLDTVLKLGELALEGLQASCYVFSGYELQRNRLTEQDVSMGFLIYCSDISVTDCKRYEFLHITLQCFFAALYVILNRSNDRSAISRLFQPRNRQVSGLSQSCLGHCMDHPVEESHEAETANFQITAQFVSGLLSLRHINLLLECCPDAARERNVKQVVKSLSKRMQRHFKSIPRPVEGEKKSMHAMPSFVWLIKCIYEMQDNSIAQDAMAKLDVEHLKLTYCNIGPVECTALAYVLKNLRKPVGLQLDNNSVGDVGVEQLLPCLPMCHSLYLRNNSISDEGIRKLLEKGMECENFQKIALFNNKLTDACTQYFSWLLKSKQNFLALRLGNNYITSVGAEQLAEGLSYNQSLQFLGLWGNKIGDRGTEVLADALMNSKTLIWLSLVDNGVGSAGACALAKFIRQNKSLEELWLNKNSICKEGVDCLIEALKRNTSVKKVWLRGNNLSPQEEEQLSQQECRLTF